In Corylus avellana chromosome ca2, CavTom2PMs-1.0, the following proteins share a genomic window:
- the LOC132171685 gene encoding germin-like protein subfamily 1 member 13, translating into MMKGVHFLAIVALLSIASSFVSAFDPSPLQDICVAIDDPKSAVFVNGKFCKDLKDSNANDFFFEGLQNPGNTDNKVGSNVTTVNVDQIKGLNTLGISLVRIDYAPYGQNPPHIHPRGTEILVVVEGSLLVGFVTSNMENRLFTKVLNKGDVFVFPIGLIHFQFNVGHSNALAFAALSSQNAGVITIADAVFGSDPPINYDVLAKAFQLDKNIVEELQKKFEYEN; encoded by the exons ATGATGAAAGGAGTCCATTTCCTTGCAATTGTTGCTCTCTTGTCAATTGCATCCTCCTTTGTCTCTGCCTTCGATCCCAGCCCTCTTCAGGACATTTGTGTTGCAATTGATGACCCCAAgtctgcag TGTTTGTGAATGGGAAATTCTGCAAGGATTTGAAGGATTCCAATGCCAATGATTTCTTTTTCGAAGGGCTCCAAAATCCTGGAAATACAGATAATAAAGTTGGGTCGAATGTCACTACCGTAAATGTGGACCAAATAAAAGGCCTCAACACTCTAGGCATATCCTTAGTTCGTATTGACTATGCACCATATGGCCAAAACCCCCCCCACATTCACCCTCGTGGCACTGAGATTCTAGTAGTCGTTGAAGGTTCTCTCTTAGTTGGTTTTGTCACATCCAACATGGAGAACCGCCTTTTCACCAAAGTTCTAAACAAGGGAGATGTCTTTGTGTTCCCAATTGGTCTCATTCACTTCCAGTTCAACGTGGGACACTCCAATGCTCTAGCTTTTGCTGCTTTGAGTAGTCAGAATGCAGGTGTCATCACGATTGCGGACGCTGTTTTTGGATCTGATCCTCCCATCAATTATGATGTTCTCGCCAAGGCCTTCCAACTTGACAAGAATATTGTTGAAGAGCTTCAGAAAAAGTTCGAATAcgaaaattag
- the LOC132172031 gene encoding germin-like protein subfamily 1 member 13: protein MAKGVYFLAFVVLLSTASSLVFAEDPSPLQDICVAIDDHKSETAVFVNGKFCKDLKYAEAKDFFFPGLQNPGNTDNRVGSNVTAVNVDQIPGLNTLGISLARIDFAPYGQNPPHTHPRGTEILVVVEGSLLVGFVTSNTENRLFTKVLNKGDVFVFPIGLIHFQFNVGHSNALAFAALSSQNAGVITIADAVFGSDPPINPDVLAKAFQLDKNIIEELQKKFEY, encoded by the exons ATGGCGAAAGGAGTCTATTTCCTTGCATTTGTTGTTCTCTTGTCAACAGCATCCTCCCTTGTCTTTGCTGAGGATCCCAGCCCACTTCAGGACATTTGTGTTGCAATTGATGACCACAAGTCTGAAACTGctg TGTTCGTCAATGGAAAATTCTGCAAGGATTTGAAGTATGCCGAGGCCAAAGATTTCTTTTTCCCTGGGCTCCAAAATCCTGGGAATACAGACAATCGAGTTGGGTCAAATGTCACTGCTGTGAATGTGGACCAAATACCTGGCCTCAACACTCTAGGTATATCTTTGGCTCGTATTGACTTTGCACCATATGGCCAAAATCCTCCCCACACTCACCCTCGTGGTACTGAGATTTTGGTAGTCGTAGAAGGTTCTCTCTTAGTTGGCTTTGTCACATCCAACACCGAGAACCGCCTTTTCACCAAAGTTCTAAACAAGGGAGATGTCTTTGTGTTCCCAATTGGTCTTATTCACTTCCAATTCAATGTGGGACACTCCAATGCTCTAGCCTTTGCTGCTTTGAGTAGCCAGAATGCAGGTGTCATCACGATTGCAGACGCTGTTTTTGGATCTGATCCTCCCATCAATCCTGATGTTCTCGCCAAGGCCTTCCAACTTGACAAGAATATTATTGAAGAGCTTCAGAAAAAGTTCGAAtactaa
- the LOC132169705 gene encoding uncharacterized protein LOC132169705 codes for MKVLAWNSRGLARAPTIRALRALIRTHRPDLIFLSETKVASARFQPSLFHLGFSGWLEIPPVGLKGGLFVTWKHGIEIEPVRLDRSCISCLVFSDPSHCPWLFSFIYAPHIAERRSVFWSELTNLGNSFGGAWLLLGDFNSVLSPSEKSGGRAFGSSSQNDFLDFVQSNALIDLGFVGNKFTWSNHRSGLANIRERLDRGLANQEWVHLFPNALINHFPATNSDHCPILLSTTGSYQNLPKPFRFEAFWTRDKSSYSVVAGAWLEEVEGSPAFSLSRKWKSTKSALKG; via the exons ATGAAAGTCTTGGCCTGGAATAGTCGCGGGTTAGCTCGTGCGCCGACCATTCGTGCTCTACGGGCGTTGATCAGGACTCATAGACCTGATCTTATTTTTCTGTCGGAGACTAAAGTTGCTTCTGCAAGATTCCAGCCCTCTCTTTTTCATTTGGGTTTCTCCGGTTGGTTAGAAATCCCTCCGGTCGGATTAAAAGGTGGGCTTTTTGTAACTTGGAAGCATGGTATTGAGATTGAGCCTGTTAGGCTTGATAGAAGTTGTATTTCCTGTTTGGTATTCTCTGATCCCTCTCATTGCCCTTGGTTATTCTCCTTTATTTATGCACCCCATATTGCTGAAAGGCGGTCAGTTTTTTGGTCTGAGTTGACGAACTTGGGGAACTCCTTTGGTGGGGCTTGGCTGTTATTGGGTGATTTCAACTCGGTGCTTTCTCCTTCAGAGAAGAGTGGAGGCCGTGCTTTTGGCTCCTCttctcaaaatgattttttggattttgttcaGTCGAATGCATTGATTGATCTGGGTTTTGTAGGCAATAAGTTCACTTGGAGTAATCACCGTTCTGGGTTGGCTAATATTCGAGAGAGACTTGATAGAGGTTTAGCTAATCAAGAGTGGGTGCATCTATTTCCCAATGCTCTCATCAATCACTTTCCTGCCACCAATTCAGATCACTGTCCGATTTTGTTATCTACCACTGGGTCGTATCAAAATCTGCCTAAGCCCTTTAGATTTGAAGCTTTCTGGACAAGGGATAAATCCAGTTACTCAGTTGTTGCTGGTGCTTGGCTAGAAGAGGTGGAAGGCTCTCCAGCTTTCTCTTTAAGCAGGAAGTGGAAGTCTACTAAAAGTGCATTGAAG GGTTGA
- the LOC132172552 gene encoding germin-like protein subfamily 1 member 17 has product MAKGVYFLAFVVLLSTASSLVFADDPSPLQDICVAIDDHKSETAVFVNGKFCKDLKYAEAKDFFFSGLQNPRNTDNRVGSNVTAVNVDQIPGLNTLGISLARIDFAPYGQNPPHTHPRGTEILVVVEGSLLVGFVTANTENRLFTKVLNKGDVFVFPIGLIHFQFNVGHSNALAFAALSSQNAGVITIADAVFGSDPLINPDVLAKAFQLDKNIIEELQKKFEY; this is encoded by the exons ATGGCGAAAGGAGTCTATTTCCTTGCATTTGTTGTTCTCTTGTCAACGGCATCCTCCCTTGTCTTTGCTGACGATCCCAGCCCACTTCAGGACATTTGTGTTGCAATTGATGACCACAAGTCTGAAACTGctg TGTTCGTCAATGGAAAATTCTGCAAGGATTTGAAGTATGCCGAGGCCAAAGATTTCTTCTTCTCCGGGCTCCAAAATCCTAGGAATACAGACAATCGAGTTGGGTCAAATGTCACTGCTGTGAATGTGGACCAAATACCTGGCCTCAACACTCTAGGTATATCTTTGGCTCGTATTGACTTTGCACCATATGGCCAAAATCCTCCCCACACTCACCCTCGTGGTACTGAGATTTTGGTAGTCGTAGAAGGTTCTCTCTTAGTTGGCTTTGTCACAGCCAACACCGAGAACCGCCTTTTCACCAAAGTTCTAAACAAGGGAGATGTCTTTGTGTTCCCAATTGGTCTTATTCACTTCCAATTCAATGTGGGACACTCCAATGCTCTAGCCTTTGCTGCTTTGAGTAGCCAGAATGCAGGTGTCATCACGATTGCAGACGCTGTTTTTGGATCTGATCCTCTCATCAATCCTGATGTTCTCGCCAAGGCCTTCCAACTTGACAAGAATATTATTGAAGAGCTTCAGAAAAAGTTCGAAtactaa
- the LOC132168727 gene encoding germin-like protein subfamily 1 member 13, whose amino-acid sequence MMKGVHFLAIVALLSLASSFVSAFDPSPLQDICVAIDDPKSAVFVNGKFCKDLKDSNANDFFFEGLQNPGNTDNKVGSNVTTVNVDQIKGLNTLGISLVRIDYAPYGQNPPHTHPRGTEILVVVEGSLLVGFVTSNMENRLFTKVLNKGDVFVFPIGLIHFQFNVGHSNALAFAALSSQNAGVITIADAVFGSDPPINPDVLAKAFQLDKKIIEELQKKFEY is encoded by the exons ATGATGAAAGGAGTCCATTTCCTTGCAATTGTTGCTCTCTTGTCACTTGCATCCTCCTTTGTCTCTGCCTTCGATCCCAGCCCTCTTCAGGACATTTGTGTTGCAATTGATGACCCCAAgtctgcag TGTTTGTGAATGGGAAATTCTGCAAGGATTTGAAGGATTCCAATGCCAATGATTTCTTTTTCGAAGGACTCCAAAATCCTGGAAATACAGATAATAAAGTTGGGTCGAATGTCACTACTGTAAATGTGGACCAAATAAAAGGCCTCAACACTCTAGGCATATCCTTAGTTCGTATTGACTATGCACCATATGGCCAAAATCCCCCCCACACTCACCCTCGTGGTACTGAGATTCTAGTAGTCGTTGAAGGTTCTCTCTTAGTTGGGTTTGTCACATCTAACATGGAGAACCGCCTTTTCACCAAAGTTCTAAACAAGGGAGATGTATTTGTATTCCCAATTGGTCTCATTCACTTCCAATTCAACGTGGGACACTCCAATGCTCTAGCCTTTGCTGCTTTGAGTAGCCAGAATGCTGGTGTCATCACGATTGCGGACGCTGTTTTTGGATCTGATCCTCCCATCAATCCTGATGTTCTCGCCAAGGCCTTCCAACTTGACAAGAAGATTATTGAAGAGCTTCAGAAAAAGTTCGAGtactaa
- the LOC132169706 gene encoding uncharacterized protein LOC132169706: MQQNGERLELRGFSSIAALHDWTTSFRKKIKPRNWSLIISCFAHTHTSHHCSDKTLRRSGEAPDHRSQPTVQDDVVFGVSFRPYCCPGRTQVKSHRKSLVALNPINFNGFTRSFGQPAKEEEEEEVEIDQRRLPTDYDPATFDPTEHRSPPTYRVFRLVDEVSGLSLAEACELGVVMMRKMGMKEPPTVGVMKPGAAGVAGIAVKAATSAKEEKKPEKTVFELKLESYEAAAKIKVIKEVRSFTDLGLKEAKDLVEKTPSIFKKGVSKEEAEQIIEKMKALGAKVIME, encoded by the exons ATGCAGCAAAATGGTGAGCGC CTTGAGTTGAGAGGTTTTTCATCTATTGCAGCTCTGCATGACTGGACGACGTCgtttagaaagaaaattaaacccCGAAACTGGAGCTTGATAATCAGTTGCttcgcgcacacacacacaagccACCACTGCTCTGACAAAACATTACGGCGGAGCGGCGAAGCCCCCGATCACCGATCACAGCCTACCGTCCAAGACGACGTCGTCTTTGGTGTTTCCTTCAG GCCATATTGTTGTCCGGGGAGAACTCAAGTCAAATCTCATAG AAAATCTTTGGTAGCACTAAATCCCATTAACTTCAATGGGTTCACTCGAAGTTTTGGTCAACCTGcaaaggaggaagaagaggaagaagttgagATTGATCAGAGAAGGCTCCCAACTGATTATGATCCAGCTACTTTCGATCCTACGGAGCATCGTAGTCCTCCAACGTACCGTGTCTTTAGGCTTGTAGACGAAGTTTCAGGACTCTCATTGGCTGAAGCTTGCGAGTTGGGAGTTGTTATGATGAGAAAAATGGGAATGAAGGAACCACCAACAGTGGGAGTCATGAAACCAGGAGCTGCTGGAGTGGCTGGAATTGCAGTGAAGGCAGCAACATCTGCCAAGGAGGAGAAGAAACCAGAAAAGACTGTTTTTGAATTGAAACTGGAGTCGTACGAAGCTGCCGCAAAGATCAAGGTAATCAAGGAGGTTAGGAGTTTTACGGATTTGGGTCTCAAGGAAGCCAAAGACTTGGTGGAGAAGACACCTTCAATTTTCAAAAAGGGAGTATCAAAAGAAGAAGCTGAACAAATAATTGAGAAGATGAAAGCTCTTGGGGCTAAGGTTATCATGGAATGA
- the LOC132168726 gene encoding urease accessory protein D isoform X1, whose protein sequence is MESEGKVVVEMVGGRSTVTRCFSKYPLKFIVPNKVGPSSTDAVWIYSLTYGGGIVSGDSISCELTVGDGCTAVLTTQASTKVYKSMGSKCSEQVLETRIGSGAVLAVIPDPVTCFSTARYSQKQVFRVVSDSSLVIVDWITSGRHESGEKWDFDLYKSTNHIFLEDDQPLFLDTVLLERGSITSIAERMQDYQVIAMVVILGPKMNHIQSLVQEEVKRIMSEQLRGPPTSLGRQIITKSDHCLMKPSFIASASVFGPKGIGLVVRIAAMTTESVYRFLQHQLACLEPLLGVSPYR, encoded by the exons atggaaagtgaAGGTAAGGTGGTGGTGGAGATGGTGGGAGGGAGATCAACAGTGACAAGGTGCTTCTCAAAATATCCCCTCAAATTCATAGTTCCCAATAAG GTGGGTCCTTCTAGTACTGATGCTGTTTGGATTTATAGCCTCACCTATGGTGGTGGCATTGTCTCT GGAGATTCTATTTCATGTGAATTAACCGTTGGAGATGGCTGCACTGCTGTCCTTACAACCCAAGCTTCAACAAAG GTATACAAGTCCATGGGATCCAAGTGTTCTGAACAAGTCTTGGAG ACAAGAATTGGGAGTGGTGCTGTATTGGCTGTCATTCCAGATCCAGTTACATGTTTCTCCACTGCAAGGTACTCTCAGAAACAAGTCTTCAGGGTGGTTTCTGACTCAAGTTTGGTCATTGTTGATTGGATTACCAGTGGGCGCCATGAAAGCGGAGAAAAATGGGATTTCGATCTTTATAAGAGCACCAACCACATCTTCTTAGAAGACGATCAACCTTTGTTTCTTGATACG GTGCTTCTAGAGCGAGGAAGTATTACCTCTATTGCCGAACGCATGCAGGACTATCAAGTCATTGCAATGGTTGTTATCTTGGG GCCAAAGATGAATCACATTCAGAGCCTAGTTCAAGAAGAAGTGAAGAGGATAATGTCCGAGCAATTACGTGGCCCACCCACTTCCTTGGGCCGCCAAATAATAACGAAATCTGATCATTGCTTGATGAAACCAAGCTTTATTGCTTCTGCTAGTGTCTTTGGTCCTAAG GGAATAGGTCTTGTTGTTCGTATAGCTGCCATGACGACTGAATCTGTTTATCGATTTCTGCAGCATCAATTGGCTTGCTTGGAGCCACTGCTCGGGGTATCACCATATCGATAA
- the LOC132168726 gene encoding urease accessory protein D isoform X3, which yields MESEGKVVVEMVGGRSTVTRCFSKYPLKFIVPNKGDSISCELTVGDGCTAVLTTQASTKVYKSMGSKCSEQVLETRIGSGAVLAVIPDPVTCFSTARYSQKQVFRVVSDSSLVIVDWITSGRHESGEKWDFDLYKSTNHIFLEDDQPLFLDTVLLERGSITSIAERMQDYQVIAMVVILGPKMNHIQSLVQEEVKRIMSEQLRGPPTSLGRQIITKSDHCLMKPSFIASASVFGPKGIGLVVRIAAMTTESVYRFLQHQLACLEPLLGVSPYR from the exons atggaaagtgaAGGTAAGGTGGTGGTGGAGATGGTGGGAGGGAGATCAACAGTGACAAGGTGCTTCTCAAAATATCCCCTCAAATTCATAGTTCCCAATAAG GGAGATTCTATTTCATGTGAATTAACCGTTGGAGATGGCTGCACTGCTGTCCTTACAACCCAAGCTTCAACAAAG GTATACAAGTCCATGGGATCCAAGTGTTCTGAACAAGTCTTGGAG ACAAGAATTGGGAGTGGTGCTGTATTGGCTGTCATTCCAGATCCAGTTACATGTTTCTCCACTGCAAGGTACTCTCAGAAACAAGTCTTCAGGGTGGTTTCTGACTCAAGTTTGGTCATTGTTGATTGGATTACCAGTGGGCGCCATGAAAGCGGAGAAAAATGGGATTTCGATCTTTATAAGAGCACCAACCACATCTTCTTAGAAGACGATCAACCTTTGTTTCTTGATACG GTGCTTCTAGAGCGAGGAAGTATTACCTCTATTGCCGAACGCATGCAGGACTATCAAGTCATTGCAATGGTTGTTATCTTGGG GCCAAAGATGAATCACATTCAGAGCCTAGTTCAAGAAGAAGTGAAGAGGATAATGTCCGAGCAATTACGTGGCCCACCCACTTCCTTGGGCCGCCAAATAATAACGAAATCTGATCATTGCTTGATGAAACCAAGCTTTATTGCTTCTGCTAGTGTCTTTGGTCCTAAG GGAATAGGTCTTGTTGTTCGTATAGCTGCCATGACGACTGAATCTGTTTATCGATTTCTGCAGCATCAATTGGCTTGCTTGGAGCCACTGCTCGGGGTATCACCATATCGATAA
- the LOC132168726 gene encoding urease accessory protein D isoform X2, giving the protein MESEGKVVVEMVGGRSTVTRCFSKYPLKFIVPNKVGPSSTDAVWIYSLTYGGGIVSGDSISCELTVGDGCTAVLTTQASTKVYKSMGSKCSEQVLETRIGSGAVLAVIPDPVTCFSTARYSQKQVFRVVSDSSLVIVDWITSGRHESGEKWDFDLYKSTNHIFLEDDQPLFLDTVLLERGSITSIAERMQDYQVIAMVVILGPKMNHIQSLVQEEVKRIMSEQLRGPPTSLGRQIITKSDHCLMKPSFIASASVFGPKHQLACLEPLLGVSPYR; this is encoded by the exons atggaaagtgaAGGTAAGGTGGTGGTGGAGATGGTGGGAGGGAGATCAACAGTGACAAGGTGCTTCTCAAAATATCCCCTCAAATTCATAGTTCCCAATAAG GTGGGTCCTTCTAGTACTGATGCTGTTTGGATTTATAGCCTCACCTATGGTGGTGGCATTGTCTCT GGAGATTCTATTTCATGTGAATTAACCGTTGGAGATGGCTGCACTGCTGTCCTTACAACCCAAGCTTCAACAAAG GTATACAAGTCCATGGGATCCAAGTGTTCTGAACAAGTCTTGGAG ACAAGAATTGGGAGTGGTGCTGTATTGGCTGTCATTCCAGATCCAGTTACATGTTTCTCCACTGCAAGGTACTCTCAGAAACAAGTCTTCAGGGTGGTTTCTGACTCAAGTTTGGTCATTGTTGATTGGATTACCAGTGGGCGCCATGAAAGCGGAGAAAAATGGGATTTCGATCTTTATAAGAGCACCAACCACATCTTCTTAGAAGACGATCAACCTTTGTTTCTTGATACG GTGCTTCTAGAGCGAGGAAGTATTACCTCTATTGCCGAACGCATGCAGGACTATCAAGTCATTGCAATGGTTGTTATCTTGGG GCCAAAGATGAATCACATTCAGAGCCTAGTTCAAGAAGAAGTGAAGAGGATAATGTCCGAGCAATTACGTGGCCCACCCACTTCCTTGGGCCGCCAAATAATAACGAAATCTGATCATTGCTTGATGAAACCAAGCTTTATTGCTTCTGCTAGTGTCTTTGGTCCTAAG CATCAATTGGCTTGCTTGGAGCCACTGCTCGGGGTATCACCATATCGATAA